The stretch of DNA GCTCTCGGCTTGGAGCTGCTGGCGGAACCGCTGGCTGGTCCCGAGCTGGCCGACCAGCAGGAACCCGACGACGGCGGTGGCGGCCACCACCAGCACCGGCCCGGGCCCGAGCGTCCGGGTTCGGAGGCCCGACGGTGCGATCGGCACGCCTGCGTCGCGTCGTCGCAGGCGCGGTCGCACCCAGCGCCGGCGCAGGCGTCCGAGCTCGCTCCCCAGGGCGCTCACGGGCGCACCATCGCCGTCACCCGCCGAGGACCCGGCGCCGGATGGCGGCCACGTTCTGGAAGATGCGGATGCCGAGCACGACGACGACGGCGGTGACGAGGTCGACCGACAGCTGGTCGCCCAGCCACACGAGCGCCATGGCCACGAGGGCGTTGGACAGGAACGAGATGACGAAGATGCGGTCGTTGAACGTGTGCTCGAAGGACGACCGCACGCCGCCCAGGGTTGCGTCGAGGGCGGCGACGACCGCCATGGCGACGTAGCGGGAGAGATCCTGGGGCACCGTCGGCTGGAGCAGGACCGCCACCAGCGCGCCGATCGCGAGACCGAAGAGGGGGAGCATCTACGACGGCTGCGCCGATGTGATGGCCACCCGACCGGAGTAGGCGGGCACCGACACGTTGCGTTGCTGGACGCTGAAGCCGAGACCGAACAGCCCGGTCCAGCGTTGGAACCGCTTGGCGATGTCGCTGCCCTCGAAGGCCCGGCGGTCGGCGCCGATCGCCGAGACGGTGTACGGCGGGCTCAGGGGTCGGAAGTTGACGACGATGGTGTCGCCTGCGGCCCTGATCGGCGTGGTTGCCACCAGGCGGCTGTCGTTGACGGCCACCGCCTCGGCCCCGGCCGCGAAGAGGGCGTTCACCACCAGTTGCAGGTCCGTGTCGTGGATGCGGAAGGCGGCCGCGTCCTCCTCGGTGCTGGGCTCGCGGGCCGAGTCCTTCAGGCGGACGGTCAGGCCCTTTCCCTCGAGGGCGACGGTGCCGGCCTGCATGGCCAGCTCGGCCGCCTCGTCGGCCGCCAC from Acidimicrobiales bacterium encodes:
- a CDS encoding small basic family protein, with protein sequence MLPLFGLAIGALVAVLLQPTVPQDLSRYVAMAVVAALDATLGGVRSSFEHTFNDRIFVISFLSNALVAMALVWLGDQLSVDLVTAVVVVLGIRIFQNVAAIRRRVLGG
- a CDS encoding DUF881 domain-containing protein; protein product: MRRAQPPLLSVACAVLGFLLVTAVTSARDVRRAAAPRKGELIDLIQRRRSLVAEQDEAVHALRDEVGAAQRQVARRSALDRVAADEAAELAMQAGTVALEGKGLTVRLKDSAREPSTEEDAAAFRIHDTDLQLVVNALFAAGAEAVAVNDSRLVATTPIRAAGDTIVVNFRPLSPPYTVSAIGADRRAFEGSDIAKRFQRWTGLFGLGFSVQQRNVSVPAYSGRVAITSAQPS